The nucleotide sequence TTGCGACGACGATCATGCTGACCTTGGTCCTGGAACTTGCCGTTGCGTCATGAAACTTGGAGACGTACACGAGGATTCGCTGCATGCCCTAAAGATCTGCCCGTCGGTGATCACCGAGGCCGCCTGCGATGCCGATAGCGCCGCCAAGGTCAGCATTGACGAAGATCAGCGACGCGTCCATCACACGAGAGTGCCATGCGCATCCGCTCCTCGAGCGCGGCAATGCTGAGCCCGAACGTGTGCAAGACCCGCAGCTGGCCGCCACCGGTGTGGTCGATGTCAAACACGGCATAGTCGGTGTACACCCGATTGACGCATCCAAGTCCGGTCAGTGGATAGCTGCACGAAGGAACCAATTTAGCGGTTCCGTCCTTCGCGAACAGCGTCATCATGACCAACACGCTCTTCGCGCCGATAGCAAGATCCATCGCGCCGCCGACGGCGGGTATGGCGTCAGGCGCCCCGGTGTGCCAGTTGGCGAGATCCCCGCGCTCGCTGACCTGAAACGCGCCGAGAACACAGACATCGAGATGACCGCCGCGCATCATGGCGAAGGAGTCGGCGTGGTGGAAGTAGGATGCCCCAGGGGTTTCGGTAACCGGGATCTTGCCGGCGTTCGTCAGATCCGGATCGATTGCGTCGCCGATCGCCTCCCCACCCATCCCGAGCATCCCGTTCTCGGTGTGCAACACGA is from Mycobacterium sp. IDR2000157661 and encodes:
- a CDS encoding 3-oxoacid CoA-transferase subunit B, translating into MTRTVDASTRACVEHLDRGPLDRREIAAMIAHDIPAGSYVNLGIGQPTMVADFLDPAAGVVLHTENGMLGMGGEAIGDAIDPDLTNAGKIPVTETPGASYFHHADSFAMMRGGHLDVCVLGAFQVSERGDLANWHTGAPDAIPAVGGAMDLAIGAKSVLVMMTLFAKDGTAKLVPSCSYPLTGLGCVNRVYTDYAVFDIDHTGGGQLRVLHTFGLSIAALEERMRMALSCDGRVADLRQC